One part of the Rutidosis leptorrhynchoides isolate AG116_Rl617_1_P2 chromosome 1, CSIRO_AGI_Rlap_v1, whole genome shotgun sequence genome encodes these proteins:
- the LOC139845488 gene encoding uncharacterized protein: MTIQTNLASRIQNAQLEAMKEENVKKEGISEKDKNFEVKGSGKMYHDLKEFYWWPNMKAEIAIYVGKCLTCSKVKAENQKPSGYHSSIKVSPFEALYGRKCRSPLCWSEIGDSQLTGPEIIQETIVKIFQIQERLKTARRVIRIGKRGKLSPRYVGPFEVIERIGSVAYRLKLPQELYGIHNAFHVSNLKKCLSDENLVIPLEELSIDDKLHFVEEPVEVLDREVKTLKHSRIPIVKVRWNARRGPELTWEREDHIRQKYPHLFDKRSTT, encoded by the exons ATGACTATTCAGACAAATCTTGCGTCTCGTATTCAAAATGCACAATTAGAAGCTATGAAGGAAGAGAACGTGAAGAAGGAAGGAATTAGTGAGAAGGATAAGAATTTCGAAGTTAAGG ggtcTGGGAAAATGTACCATGACTTAAAAGAATTCTATTGGTGGCCGAATATGAAGGCTGAGATTGCAATTTATGTTGGGAAATGCTTGACATGTTCGAAGGTCAAGGCtgagaatcagaaaccatcagg ttatcactcgagtataaaGGTTTCTCCATTTGAAGCTTTGTATGGAAGGAAATGTAGATCACCATTGTGTTGGAGTGAGATTGGTGATTCACAATTGACAGGACCCGAGATTATCCAAGAAACAATTGTGAAGATCTTTCAGATTCAAGAAAGATTAAAAACGGCGAGAA gagtAATAAGGATTGGGAAGCGAGGAAAGCTGAGCCCAAGATATGTAGGACCTTTTGAGGTTATTGAAAGGATTGGTTCAGTTGCATATAGATTGAAACTGCCACAGGAGCTTTATGGTATTCATAATGCTTTCCATGTttcgaacttgaaaaagtgtttgtcgGATGAGAATTTAGTGATTCCTTTAGAAGAATTAAGTATCGATGACAAGTTGCATTTTGTCGAGGAACCAGTAGAGGTATTAGATCGTGAGGTAAAAACATTGAAACACAGTagaataccaattgttaaagtccgttggaatgccaggAGAGGTCCAGAGCTTacgtgggaacgtgaggatcatATAAGGCAGAAATATCCCCATTTGTTCGATAAACGAAGTACCACCTAA